DNA sequence from the Rhizoctonia solani chromosome 14, complete sequence genome:
AGAGCGACTTAGATGTTCAAATTGAAGAACATACGTGCCTCCAAGTGCGGTCAGCCACTCTGCCGTATGGGGATGTCCATTGGGGGCATTAAGAACTGCTGTAGTCTGGTATTCGATTGCCGCGTCCAGATCATCGAGCTTGACATTTTCTACAAATCTGCGCCGATAAGACTTGCCGAGACTACTGAGCCATGCCGGCTTCTTCACATTGCTATCAGAAAGGAGCCGAAGGGCTTTCTCTTTGAGCTCGATTGCTAGACTGAGATCGTATAGTTGCCCCAAGCGATCGAATCGATGCTCGTGACAACTGCCAAGATTGTGAAGAAGAGTAACAAAAGCCGGATGGTCTTGTGAGATTGACGATAATGAACGCATTTGCCTTCCAATAGCGTTGTCAATATCCTCAAGCCGTCCCAGATGGATATATCTATAGGCCAAAGCATTACTCATATTCAACTGCATAGTTGGTGTATCTGGATGATTCGCGGGGATGACTTCTAGTGCCTGAGTTTGAAACATGATCGCTTGATTGATATCTTCTAGACTCCCGCTTTGTTCAAATGAATGTGTATAAGAATTGCCCAAACTACTCAGATGATATGCAGACTCGGCGCCCTCTTTGGGTAGGAGAGCTAATGCTTGAGTATTGCTTCCGATAGCGTTGTCTAAATCGTCTTTCTCACCAAACCACTTGAACCGCGCTATATATGCGTTTCCAAGGTTCCCAAGTCTACCAGGCTTCTCCGCATAAGTTTGAGGGGTAGTCGCCACAGACTTGAGACAATGTTCCACTGCTTTCTCGATGTCAAATACCTCATGAAGGCGTTCAAACCTAGCCAAGTACGCTTTCCCCAAGTCATTGAGCCTTCTTGCTAGTTCAGGGCATTCATTGTGGGTATGAGAGACCGATCGAGAATAGGATTGGATGGCCTTGTCAATATCAGTCATTTCCTCTAGGTGTTCAAAGCGGATACTGTATGATGTTCCTAAGCCTTCAAGATATGTGGAGAGTGTACTAGGAGTAGCGCCACGTGTTTGTACTAGTGTCAACGCCTCTTCTTGAAATTCGATTGCTTTGTTTATATCATTGCAATTTCTTGTTTTTTCTGCTCGCGCCGCATATGATGTTCCAAGAGCATAAAGCGTATCGGGAAACATGGAATGGCTACGAGATATGATTGAAAGTGCCCTTGAATGAGATTTAACCGCCAGCTCAGCGTCCTCGTTATCCTTTCCGTGCCTAAATCGACACAAATAGGAAGCACCAAGGTTGATCAAACAAGTTATGAAGCCATCGTGCTGCTGGGATACAAGTGATAGAGCCTGTACCTGGTGCTCAATAGCTGCGTTTATATCGTCCGCCTCATGTTGATGGCGAAATCTATTCTGACGAGAGATTCCGAGGTGCATGAGTCTTTCGTACATAGCCGGGTCATCGTAGGGAGTCAGCAATACGGCTTTTCCAAGAGCATCAACCGCCTTATCAATATCACCTAGGGATCCAAAATGCTGATActgttggatgtatgcaaTTCCTAGGGTGGTAAGTTGGTCCGATAAATAAGACTCAGTAGGCCGTGAAAGCATGACGCCTTTTTCTGCATGTTTGACCGCTTGCCTAATATCGGCTAACTTCTCGTGGTATTCAAATCGAGCTAAATAAAAGCTTCCGAGCATAGAAAGTCGGCGTGAAAGGTTTACGTCCTCTTCTGGAGTGAGGGATACCAAGTGTACTTGACATTGAATAGCCAAATCAAGATAGCGCGCCTCCCCTTGAGTGAACCTTTGATACAGTATGGAGCTAAGCTGCGCAAGAGGATTCAGCGATTGGGAAAGTGTTCTGGCAGAACAACTGGGACCAAGAAGCTGTGGTCCAAGGATCATAGCTACGCGTGATTCTGTCGCACTAAGCGGTGATATCTCATCAGAGCTGGTGACAATATGTATTGTAGCCTAAGCCAGAAGGCACGCGTAAATGGACGACATGGATTCACCTTAGCATTTGTGTTAATTCTTCTATTTCGCGCTCAATCTGATAGTGCAATTAGTTCATTGGGGCATACCGATTAAAGTTGTAAATGCCATTTGAGACGCACAGTACTATTATTCACATCTGACGCATAGTTTGATTTGCTAATATTGACGGGTCCGTTGGGAATCGATGTCATATATGGAGATAATTGTGGATATT
Encoded proteins:
- a CDS encoding CHAT domain protein gives rise to the protein MTSIPNGPVNISKSNYASDVNNSTIEREIEELTQMLSSDEISPLSATESRVAMILGPQLLGPSCSARTLSQSLNPLAQLSSILYQRFTQGEARYLDLAIQCQVHLVSLTPEEDVNLSRRLSMLGSFYLARFEYHEKLADIRQAVKHAEKGVMLSRPTESYLSDQLTTLGIAYIQQYQHFGSLGDIDKAVDALGKAVLLTPYDDPAMYERLMHLGISRQNRFRHQHEADDINAAIEHQVQALSLVSQQHDGFITCLINLGASYLCRFRHGKDNEDAELAVKSHSRALSIISRSHSMFPDTLYALGTSYAARAEKTRNCNDINKAIEFQEEALTLVQTRGATPSTLSTYLEGLGTSYSIRFEHLEEMTDIDKAIQSYSRSVSHTHNECPELARRLNDLGKAYLARFERLHEVFDIEKAVEHCLKSVATTPQTYAEKPGRLGNLGNAYIARFKWFGEKDDLDNAIGSNTQALALLPKEGAESAYHLSSLGNSYTHSFEQSGSLEDINQAIMFQTQALEVIPANHPDTPTMQLNMSNALAYRYIHLGRLEDIDNAIGRQMRSLSSISQDHPAFVTLLHNLGSCHEHRFDRLGQLYDLSLAIELKEKALRLLSDSNVKKPAWLSSLGKSYRRRFVENVKLDDLDAAIEYQTTAVLNAPNGHPHTAEWLTALGGTYVLQFEHLSRSEDIEEALKYLSQAISQIPEGHTNFPGCLNNLAQAHAIRHKYNGDSEDIETAIQHQTRAALLIPHGHKNRGNYFYNLARMYLDKFELFGTESLLASALKYFETSAKIFPGDPSLRIRAAYMQAFHTPPARINERLEAFQIAMDLIPELVWIGTTIHQRYDGIKKLKDVVLEAATTAIEAKDYVLALQWLEEGRSVVWNQILQLRTPLDTLADAHPDLARQMRHAADEIHSSSLTPTPILSLESHHLATADGVAQKHRRSAERYKNLLDQVRLIPGFESFLKPVKGSELMAVAQRGPLAIINIHESRCDTLILTPGSSEITHVPLVSLSVSKLAQLRIEMGHLIGRGRKQRDNSRRPLFEPEEEISFRDILSSLWLNIAKPIVDVLGLKPLSSVDELPHLTWCVTGALSLLPLHAAGLYNQKGSKLSDYLISSYTPTLGFLLHGDRPSSLPTSSILTVGQESTPGLGDLPETVLELAKIRQYLPLHTYTELTRLDATKNTVLDMMQTHDWVHFACHAHQDINDPTESGFFLSDGTLSIASITERSLKNKGLAFLSACQTATGDKTLTDESVHLASAMLAAGYWGVVATMWSIQDSDGPMVAGKFYEKVIKDGRMDHTEAAKALHVAVGNLRAEVGETQFERWVPFVHFGA